The genomic region tagtttttaattatccaaaccaaaacagcccccggtttccctacgacggcgtatatccgattttatggtgttcatcgtgtttccaggttttaaatcattaagttagcatatcatatagatatagaacatgtgtttagttgattttaaaagtcaagttagaaggattaacttttgtttgcgaacaagtttagaattaactaaactatgttctagtgattacaagtttaaaccttcgaataagatagctttatatgtatgaatcgaatgatgttatgaacatcattactacctcaagttttctggataaaactactggaaatgagaaaaatagatctagcttcaaaggatccttggatggcttgaaagttcttgaagcagaatcatgacaagaaaacagttcaagtaagattttcactcgaaataagattgttatagttgtagaaattgaatcaaagtttgaatatgaatattacattgaattagaaatataacctactataaataacaaaggttccttgatcttagatgattacttggaatggattagaaagcttggaagtagacttgcaaacttggaagttttcttgatttttatgaaactatacttatggaatttatgaagaacacttagaacttgaagatggaacttgagtgagatcaattaaatgaagaaaattgaagaatgaaagtgtttgtaggtgtttttggtcattggtatatggattagatataaaggatatgtaattttgttttcatgtaaataagtcatgaatgattactaatatttttgtaattttatgagatatttcatgctagttgccaaatgatggttctcacatgtgttaggtgactcacacaggctgctaagagctgatcattggagtgtatataccaatagtacatacatctaaaagctgtgtattgtacgagtacgaatacgggtgcatacgagtagaattgttgatgaaactgaacgaggatgtaattgtaagcatttttgttaagtagaagtactttgatatgtgtcttgaagtctttcaatagtgtaagaatacatatcaaaacacaacatgtatatacattctaatggagtggttaagtcttcgttagtcgttacatgtaagtgttgttttgaaacctttaagttaacgatctcaattaatgttgttaacccaatgtttattatatcaaatgagatgttaaattattatattatcatgatattatgatgtatgattatctcttaatatgatatatatacattaaaatatcgttacaacgataatcgttacatataagtctcgtttcgtaattcttgagttagtagtcttgtttttacatatgtagttcattgttaacacacttaatgatatatttaaatatcattttatcatgttaaatatagtgtatcaatatcttaatatgatacatatatatttagtagacgttatcataacgataatcgttatatatatcatttcgagtttcttaacttagtaatctcatttcttatgtatatcacacattgttaatatacttagtgagatacttactcatcataatctcatgtcaaccatatatatatgtctatatataccacaacatgtagtttttacaattttgtaacgttcgtgaatcgccggtcaacttgggtgatcaattgtctatatgaaacttatttcatttaatcaagtcttaacaagtttgattgcttaacacgttggaaatatttagtcatgtaaatatcaatctcaattaatatatataaacagggaaaagttcgggtcactacaatatataaccatatatatgtcatcatatagtttttacaagttttaacgttcgtgaatcaccggtcaacttgggtggtcaattgtctatataaaacctattccaattaatcaagtcttaataagtttgatttcttaacatgttagaaacacttaatcatgtaaatatcaatttcatttaatatatataaacatggaaaagttcgggtcactatagtttgCCACAAATCCAACAAAATTTCTTATCCTTCTTGTTAAAACCATCGTTTTTACCTTGAAACTTATGTTTCTTTCCATTgaactttttgttgtttttgttctCACGTTTACCATCCTCAATCATGTTAATAGAGGATGATTCAACGTCCTTTTCTTTAGTCTTACCACCCTCTTGAACCCGTATTGATTCCTCAATACGTAGGGTGCCACCCAATTCAGTCAAGGACAACTCTTCCTTCGTATGCTTTAACATGTGTTTGAAAGTCTGCCATGATGGTGGCAGTTTGTCTATAATTGAAGACACTGAAATGGATTCATCCATTTTCAGATTGTGGTGTGTAAACTGTCCCGAAATTCGAAGAATTTCGTGGAACTGTTCCATAACAGGCCTTGAATCCACCATTTTGTAATTATTGAAATTACTCACAAGAAACTTCTTACTAGAAGCATCTTCGGCCATGTATTTGGATTCAAGTGAATCCCATAATTCCTCTGCAGTTTCTATAGATTGGTAAACATCAAAAAGAGCATCAGACATACCATTTAGAATGTGGCCACGACATATGAAGTCATCGTTATCCCACTTGTTTCTTCTCCTGATTTGATCCACAATTGCATCATCAGGAAGTTCCGGCATGGGGGTGGACAAAACATAAACAGCCTTCAACATAGTTAACGGAAACCGCATCTTCTGTTGCCATCTACAAAAAGTAACACCTTCAAATTTCTCCACTTTTGCAAACTTGCTTGTCATCTCTTTCATTGTTTCCCTAGACATGATTATACACAGAATACTTTATAGATTTATTAGAAAATGGGTATGAATTGGCTACCTAGATTCGTTCTTGAATTGTGTGTTTACTttcgctataaagtatttcgaccctgcgattgcctcggttgcacgaaatctttacagggataagacaagaacgcaatcagtgtttttggcaacgaaatcactgatcaaattgttagagagtatATGTGTGTTTTATGTTTGTTGATGAATGCAGAATGAATGATAAAAACGTCCACAAACTGTTATGTAAAACAGTTAGACAATGAAAGGGTGTATCCCTTCATTGTAGGCGGGAAAAACTTGTTATACCGAAAAGGTATACCTATTGGAATGTACCATTTTATTGATAACGAGGTTCGGCGCTGCGCCGAGCCCCGCGAGGGGCGCTGCCCCCTCGACCCCTGCCCGCTCAACTGGGAGCGGGGCCCaagccaggggcgctgccccttggaccccgcaaagGGGCGCAGCCCCCTTTACCCCCGCATTTTGCACGACAGTTAGTAGCCAACTTTTAcgagcgtgtactccacactctccgaactcgttgttaagtatagctagctaacacctgcattcaagtaaatcgcaactaactaaaatgtacGTTAGATGAgactaaaatcaccaacatgatACATCCCGGCTTGACGCAGGCAAAGACAATTAACCTCACCCCAAGACCTCTTGATTTATTTTGACTATCGATTTTATCCAATAAATTCCTAATAAGTTGGAAATATTTTCCTAACAATCTCTCCCTAATTGATTTGAATAAACAATCGGTTACAAGATGTAAATATAGACTAAAAATAATTCTAATGTCCGTCTTTTAAGTTCCAATCATCTTGTATAATCTTCATAATTCTTAATAAATTGATCATTTAATTCTTTAGTCTTGATTCTCCTCTTTATTCTTATTGTAGCTCACATAGCTTCAACACCTTATCAGCACTTATGTGCAACCAAGACAAATCATCAACTAACTTGAATATAACCGTGACACAATCGCATTTGAAAATATACATGTCACCACCGCTTAACCACTTGCTTATAAATATTGAACATATTAGTtgaatcatcatcttcataaatgtTGATTATGCTGAGCTAACATCTGGTCTTCTTGTCAGAGAATGACCTCTTCTAAATCTGAGTTCGAAAGAGGTTAACTCAAACGGGTCTGGCCAGATTTCAGTCTGGAGTCCAAGAGTATGAAGTCTTACGAGCCTTATCTCGTGTATGTGAGCTTGAGCCTGTATTATAGTCAGATTTTTTAAGTCTGAACTTTAGATTCAGTTTTGATTCTCAGTCTTGAGTTTGAGTTTTCAGACTCAGAATTACAACAGAACAAAAATACATATCTCCTTAAATATTCATCAGATCAATCTGAAATTTAAacaccaaatagatccatatgtcATTAACATCCACAAGACAATCCAACAATTAGCGAATCCGAAATAATAGTTTAAAATAGACTGCACAAACGGAATACACAAGTAGACTGTTGTGATTTCAAAAATTCATATCGTTTCTTAGACACATCCAATCACGATAAAATTTTTATACAACGAACATATATATGTAATCAATAACATATCCAATAATCGTAAATATATAGATGATACCGAATATACAGTAACTATCTTACTGAAACTGCACTGAAAAACCCTCAAATTTCAGTAGCAGATTTCGATAATTAATATCTCTCAGTCTAAAGATTAGATCGAAATTTCCTTTCGGAGGAAATTACTTCCAAGTTTTGTGAACCTACGGTAAAAATTTCGTAACGATTGAACGGTTATGAGATATGATGATTTAAATATCGTCGCGTATAACATGACTGTAATACCCAAAAAATTTATgctatttttattataattttaaattccgaagacgaaatttcttttaaggatggTAGAGTTGTGATAAGGTGGCGTTCACTATTATGTAcaaccatgcattttcaaattataAAATTTATTATCAGATTTAATTGTACAATAATCTATGTTAATATTAGGTGGGCATCTTATCACCAAAACATAAAATGCCATGGATTCAAGCTCTAGCACCGCCATAGTCACAATCGTTGAATGCTCTCATGTTATATATCGGGAGCCTCTGAGAGGTGGGGGTATTCAATCCCATGAACTCAAGAAAAAAGATTTCCGGAAGTCTACAAGAAAATTATTGATATTATGCATCGTCGCAAATAAAAAAATTCAACGTCTGACCATTTCTGAAtataaagaaaagagaaaagaaagttTTTCTGTTGTGGGCCCCTATTATTTGAGGCGGCCTCTAAAATTAATCGCCGCAAAAGAGAGGTGGACCCACGTGGACCCAAAACGTAGTCAAAGAAACGAAATTTTTTGTTGTTTAGCGACTTCTTGCGACGATGGACCCTCGCCAAAAAATGGATCGTCGCCCGTTCTACCTTTTCTAGTAGTGTGCCCAACATGGAATTAAAAGCCGATTTGAGACGGTCTTGTTTACTGCCTAATCAACCTTTGCCAAAAGGATGGCAGGTGTTGTGGATTTGAACGGGTGGTGGTTTCTGACATCTCGTTCGAACCCTCGTTAGTAACTACTAACAGGGTGGTCTAAAAAAAATCTCCTATAGTTTCCGGAACATGATGCATGCATGCATGTTGTGTTCCATTTTTGAACTATAAGTAAAATGGATTGTCATTATCAATAGTAATAGATAGCCTTGCGACAACCATCAAATTACAAAAGAGATCAATTCAAAGATTTGGAAAATGTCATGTCTGCTATACATACAATGCTGAGTTCAATTAATCATGTTATATCCTTTATACTTGAACTGATCTGCCCATTATTACATTAAACTACAAAGCAGATAACGGTTAAATTCACCTATTACACCTGTTTGAAAGGAATAGTTATTTTACACTAAAAGTTATATATTACAAACTACTATCATACAAAAAATGGATGATGTTATCTTAAATCATGCATATATGCAAATGCAAGTACGACATTGTCTATCCAACAAGGACAACTGTCCTGTAAATATTTGCCAACATGTCAATTTAAACTCATCTTCTTGAACATTACCGATGGAACATGTCAAATTGATTTTTGACATTAATATAAGGGCCCttaatataattaactaaatagtgTATGTGGGGAACTTGAAGCTTTGTACTAATGGTGCAAAAATTAGtaatttatttatctatttattttttttttggaaaaattaCTAAAAATAAACTATAGTACTTAACCAAAATGATTATTATCATAGTCGCTAATTATATGTAGGATTGACAACCTTAAGTGTTTAAAATCATCGATGATAAATTAAACTATTGTAAATTAAAACAAATATAACACATATATTGTCTAGGATATTTACTCTTACATCTAGATTATAGAACTCATAGCTACTACCGTACGTAGAACTTGTTTAAAAAAATTTTACTAATAACATTTAGGTACCTTTTTGAGTGGAGTTTTATAGACCATAATTATTTTGACGTGAAGATTACGAAATTTACCATAGTAATCCAAAAATTTAGGAGGGCCACATCCCTCATTGGTCTACACAAAGCTCCGCCGATGGTGTATGTACAATTAACCCAAATCGATCAGAAGAAGAGCAAAACCAACGGAGAATGTGTTAAGGCGAGGAAGGTTTATATGCTTCTATGTGTATGTATGAATTTAACGCTCACAAATTAAAACTTTTAATTTCAAAATTGATGACTGCGACAATTAAATACTTACATTTGAGTGCTAAAATATTTACTGTTCATAATTATCTATATCTGGAGTGACATAATGATTTGAGGCCTAGACGTAAGAATACTGTTTTCCCTTTAGgtcatttattatttcaaatgatCATGTCTATTGTTATTATTCGTTTATCAATATTTGACGCATTAGTTAGATTTGTTTTGTGACAAGAGTCCCTGAACATGTTTGTTTGTTAGATTTTGACCCCGAGAGCCGCCTAACGAGGTGTGTTAGATATCTGAAAACTAGTAAATTCTCGTGTGTTATTGAGTATTAGTTTATTACCCATTTGATATCATCAAACCCTAGTTCCATCTAGTTTGATTTTGATTCTTGGATTAAATCAAGTTTGGAAACTGATTTCGTGTTCTATATATAATCTTTAACAAGGTATGTGCATCAAATCGATAGTTTAATCTTGTTTTAATTTAGAGTTTGCATTTACATGGATTTTAGCTAGATTCTTGCTTGAATATTGTGTTTATGTGTTTGTTAAACTTGTCTGGTGATAGATAATTGATGTATGCGTGTCAGTGCATCTTCGTGGACCATCAATTGGACCAAAACTGTCCAAAATTATGATTTTGGGGTTGAAACCCATTGAAACTGTcgatattatatgttatttagcTCCATGTGAACGAGCCTTCGTTCGTGCAAAGGAGATCGTGGTTCGTGCGAACCACTTGGTGGTTCGTGCGGACGAGGGTTGGAACATGGTTCGAACTTACTAAGTCCTATTGTTCATGCGAATGCAATGTGCTTCGTGTGAAGCACCAACTGCTCCGTGCGAACTAGTGTTGTTTCGTACGAATGAGTTGTGGTAAACCAAACTTGATTCATTGAGCTGGTTCGTGCGAAGGAGCATGGGTTCGTACGAATGATGTGGTCGATCGTGCGACCCACATCTTGATCCGCACGACCCAGATTGTTTTGCGTTGTTGAGTTATTTTGACTCATCCGTGCGACCAAGGTGTTCTCTGCACGAATGAGGTGACTCATCCGCACGGATGAAGGTCCCTCGTGCAGATGACTTGTCTGTTTGAATGTGTGTTTTGATGATTATGTTATACTTGATTTATTGGTGGTACCGAGGTATGATTCTTGATTTGATTACATCATTTTCAGGTGAAAAGGACAAAGAGAAGACTTAGTAAGATTAGAACTCTGAGCGCCTTCTATTGCTAGTAATCGGTGAGTGAAACTATCTGTCGTTAAAGTATATAGTAGCAGATTATGCTACTGTAGATATGATATCTATTATGATTGCCATTTGTTAGATTACTACCTATTTGATTGTATTCGTAAGTTAATATGTGCACAATGTGAGATGCCCAACTGAGTTAGAAAGGATGGAAGGGACCGTCTGAGTCATAAAGGTTGGGTCCATGAGATCTAACGAGTCAGAAAGGTTGGGTTCAAATGTGACTAGTCGTGTGTAAAGTTTGAATGACGCACACCCTGCGTCCGGATTGCTATACGAGGAAGTCAGTAACATAAACTATCCATAAGCTCTAGCTCGATCAGATAGTGGTTGCTTGCCCATACAAGCCGCTGATCTTCTTATTGTGGTGTTGCTATTATGTCTTTGATGTGAATATGTTATTAACCGTTGTATGATGTGATGATTTATGTTTTGTTGTTGATAGTTTCATTCACTTAAGTTTGTGTTAATCCCTCACTACTTCCTTGAAGGTTTTGGATCTTTTACATGATTAGTTAGAAGGGAGATGAGCtgatgaagatatgtttgacaaaactGAACTCTAATGTTGTTTGATATTAAATTATCAATGATTTTACCTAGCACCAGTTTGTAACCGGATATCTTAATTAAATGTAATTAAGATATATTTTATGTAATTAATGTTATGTTTGTTTAATATAATATTTTCACCGTGATTTTTaaaaaatggtcggtgttacatAGGTAAAATAGAGAATTTTTTAACATATTCCTCTCATAAAAAGACTATTATATTCCAACCTTACTATAATGTTTTTATTCCTGTGATGACAACATTTTTTTTGAGTGTTAGTTACTTTTATATTACTTTCTTCGTCTCATTTTCTGCCCACTTTACTATTTTTATTTATTCTACAAATATTGTCActtactttaaataataataaaaaatagttAAAATTTTAATTATGTCTCGTTTATTATTGCAAATTTaacataaaatatattaattaatttattagttaCTATTTATAACaaaattaacaacaacaacaacaacaacaacaaaactcaataccacatgagtggtgtatgggggaggtgagatgtagacaattcttcccctatccgagaataaaaacaagtcatttccccacccagagtgaaacactctcaaaagtaaagaaagtcatccatctctctctattcgacgaataaatagattgcttccgagtggacccccgaccaataagtaggaaatttttttaaAAGAATCATAAGATAAAATTGAGActtcatgaaaatggtagaatcaaatttccatgggttttaaatcctgtctgAAATTCAATTTAGGATTCAAACGGCAGTCAAGacgtcaataaatcgacgcttgctgttgactaAAAAAAGAGCCGTATTTAAATGAAAGAGAAAATTAAATAATTCATCAATATTTTAAATCCAATAAACAATGAAACATGACTGGTTTTTAAAACGGATGGAGTATTTGACTTGTGTTTAGTCATCAATGTTTAATGAATAGTAATGCTGGCTGTTAATAAGAAAAGATTTACTCATTTGTTTCGGCAACTTTATGGCTCATATGGAAGTTGTTTAATGACTTGATTTTCAATTAGGTCAATTAAGAAAAGTTCGATTTTTAATTCAATTCGTTTCTTTTCTTATAATTAGTTAAAATTTAGAGGTTATCCTTGTATTTCTAAAAATGATTGGCTTGTAAATCTTTTGTAACTTGTTTTCTCTCCTAGTTCCTTGTTGAGTTTGATTtattaattgtcattagaaaaaaaaaatggtgcctgttaaaaaaaaattaatagtaatagtgatagtaatattgTATCTTCTACGGAGTAATATAGTACTATGAGTCAACGTGTTTCTACGTAGATTTTGTATTAAAACTAAAATATAAGTCAAAAGTCAAATACTTTGTTTTTGCAAAAGTAATTATGCACTCCGTAATTAACAAGAAAAATATTGTGCGTTAATAAGAGTTGATACGTGTCATTAGCAAACAACCATGATCTTGTTACATCTCCGACCAACACGTGGACCAACAGCTCCAAATCCCGTAGATAAAAATGGTCTCCTGTTACGACAATCGCTCTGGTTAATAGCGTacgatataattaatttatttctACAATCTAATTGAATTCCTGCCCTTTTTGACTTCTCATATGACAATTACCCCCACTATTTATTACGCAAAATAAGCAGTTTTGTGTAGTTTGTATGATTTGTCAGTCTCGATTTAATATTCCCTCCATTCTATATCAATCTATATCAATCGTTCATTATTTCTTTTTAGAATGTTTAAATTAATTCTTTATTTctataaatgaaaaaaaataacgTGATAAAAATTTTTATGCCCCTACTTTATATATGTAACATAGAATGATAGGTGAAAAATAGGAGGTAAGAccagaaagtaaaaaaaaaaaaatacatgtg from Rutidosis leptorrhynchoides isolate AG116_Rl617_1_P2 chromosome 9, CSIRO_AGI_Rlap_v1, whole genome shotgun sequence harbors:
- the LOC139866636 gene encoding uncharacterized protein, producing the protein MSRETMKEMTSKFAKVEKFEGVTFCRWQQKMRFPLTMLKAVYVLSTPMPELPDDAIVDQIRRRNKWDNDDFICRGHILNGMSDALFDVYQSIETAEELWDSLESKYMAEDASSKKFLVSNFNNYKMVDSRPVMEQFHEILRISGQFTHHNLKMDESISVSSIIDKLPPSWQTFKHMLKHTKEELSLTELGGTLRIEESIRVQEGGKTKEKDVESSSINMIEDGKRENKNNKKFNGKKHKFQGKNDGFNKKDKKFCWICGKL